Proteins encoded within one genomic window of Nitrospina gracilis 3/211:
- a CDS encoding formylglycine-generating enzyme family protein: MIFVSLLAWVWVSCAAAASVDHEEELATQEVLEMYSDMVEIPASTFRMGLGFHKITDMLEMCWQVDDRCNRWWFKDEFPDHMVYLDKYWIDIYEVTNQRYLEFVKATGHRPALDDTCETKACWEGNLWKGESFPKEIKNQPVTQVSWHDAKEYCEWRGKRLPTEAEWEKAARGPMGNLYPWGNDLPPGKATYRRKWRGIHTMTDVGSYPNGVSVYGVHDMAGNVWEWVSDWYDRKYYKKRVRNNPQGPKRGVFKVMRGGSWVNYEDTLHSAFRRWGRPYVRFNDTGFRCAKDPIPIPSTSGQNHEAKTD, encoded by the coding sequence GTGATCTTTGTGTCACTGTTGGCCTGGGTCTGGGTGTCCTGCGCCGCGGCCGCTTCCGTGGACCATGAGGAAGAGTTGGCAACGCAGGAAGTGCTCGAGATGTATTCGGACATGGTGGAAATCCCCGCCAGCACCTTCCGTATGGGATTGGGATTTCATAAAATCACCGACATGCTGGAAATGTGCTGGCAGGTGGATGACCGCTGCAACCGATGGTGGTTCAAGGATGAGTTCCCGGACCACATGGTGTACCTGGATAAGTACTGGATCGACATATACGAGGTCACCAACCAGAGGTATCTGGAGTTTGTTAAGGCCACCGGGCATCGGCCGGCCCTGGACGACACCTGCGAAACCAAAGCCTGCTGGGAAGGCAACCTGTGGAAAGGGGAGAGCTTTCCCAAGGAGATCAAAAACCAGCCTGTCACCCAGGTCAGCTGGCACGATGCAAAGGAATACTGCGAGTGGCGTGGCAAACGGTTGCCCACAGAGGCGGAATGGGAGAAGGCGGCACGCGGGCCGATGGGGAACCTGTATCCCTGGGGCAATGACCTGCCTCCGGGAAAAGCCACTTACCGCAGAAAGTGGCGTGGCATTCACACCATGACCGATGTCGGGTCTTACCCCAACGGCGTTTCCGTATACGGTGTCCACGACATGGCGGGCAATGTGTGGGAATGGGTCTCGGACTGGTATGACCGCAAGTATTACAAAAAAAGAGTACGCAATAATCCCCAGGGACCCAAGCGGGGGGTCTTTAAAGTGATGCGCGGCGGCTCCTGGGTGAACTACGAGGACACCCTGCACAGCGCTTTCCGGCGCTGGGGCCGTCCTTACGTTCGGTTCAACGACACCGGGTTTCGCTGCGCCAAAGATCCCATCCCAATTCCGTCCACGTCGGGACAAAATCATGAAGCCAAAACGGACTGA
- a CDS encoding Re/Si-specific NAD(P)(+) transhydrogenase subunit alpha encodes MKIGIPKEVHPGERRVATTPEVVVQLLKLGFEVAIESGAGAEAKFSDEAYKEAGATVLEGPKAVWDQSDIILKVRGPEHHPDLKVDEVDLTHEGQVLISFIWPAQNQDLLKRLAAKKVTVMAMDSVPRISRAQKLDALSSMANIAGYRAVVEAAQLFGRFFTGQITAAGKIPPAKVLVIGAGVAGLSAIGAAKSMGAIVRSFDTRPEVKEQVESMDAEFLMLEFEEEGSGEGGYAKVMSEEFIKKEMELFAEQAKEVDIIITTALIPGKPAPKLIVSDTVKLMKNGSVIVDLAAEQGGNCELTEPGKVVNVNGVSIIGYLDLPSRLATQASQLYGTNLRHLLSDMCKEKDGNLNIDMEDEVIRGVTVVKDGEITWPPPAPKLSAAPPKPKEEAAPPVVKKEEAAPSATGMIMTFVIGGLMLLGLGSVAPASFMAHFTVFVLACFVGYMVIWNVTAALHTPLMSVTNAISSIIIIGALLQISSGEKLIMWLAAAAVLITSINIAGGFAVTRRMLDMFRK; translated from the coding sequence ATGAAAATTGGCATTCCCAAAGAAGTTCATCCCGGCGAGAGGCGGGTGGCCACAACCCCCGAGGTGGTGGTTCAGCTGTTGAAGCTCGGGTTTGAAGTCGCGATTGAGTCCGGTGCTGGTGCCGAAGCTAAGTTTTCCGATGAAGCGTACAAAGAGGCCGGGGCCACCGTGCTGGAAGGCCCGAAGGCCGTTTGGGATCAAAGCGATATCATATTGAAAGTACGCGGACCGGAGCACCATCCGGATCTGAAGGTGGATGAAGTGGATTTGACGCACGAGGGCCAGGTGCTCATTTCTTTCATCTGGCCTGCGCAAAATCAGGATTTATTGAAGCGGCTGGCCGCGAAAAAAGTCACGGTGATGGCGATGGACAGCGTGCCGCGCATCAGCCGTGCGCAGAAACTCGACGCCCTGAGCTCGATGGCGAACATCGCGGGGTATCGCGCGGTGGTGGAGGCGGCGCAGCTGTTCGGCCGGTTCTTCACCGGGCAGATCACCGCGGCGGGTAAAATTCCCCCGGCCAAGGTGCTGGTCATCGGCGCGGGCGTGGCGGGCCTTTCCGCCATTGGCGCAGCCAAGAGCATGGGCGCCATCGTTCGCTCGTTCGACACCCGCCCCGAGGTCAAGGAGCAGGTCGAAAGTATGGATGCGGAGTTCCTGATGCTCGAATTCGAGGAAGAGGGCTCCGGCGAAGGCGGCTACGCCAAGGTAATGAGCGAGGAGTTCATCAAGAAGGAAATGGAACTGTTTGCGGAACAGGCGAAGGAGGTGGACATCATCATCACCACTGCGCTGATTCCCGGCAAGCCGGCTCCGAAACTGATCGTCTCCGACACGGTGAAGCTGATGAAAAACGGCAGTGTCATCGTGGACCTCGCCGCCGAACAGGGCGGCAACTGCGAACTGACCGAGCCGGGCAAGGTGGTCAACGTCAACGGCGTTTCCATCATCGGCTACCTGGATCTGCCGAGCCGCCTGGCGACGCAGGCCAGCCAGTTGTACGGCACCAACCTGCGACACCTGCTGTCGGACATGTGTAAGGAAAAGGACGGCAACCTCAACATCGACATGGAGGACGAGGTCATTCGCGGTGTGACCGTGGTGAAGGACGGCGAGATCACCTGGCCGCCGCCCGCACCGAAACTCTCCGCCGCGCCGCCCAAACCGAAAGAAGAAGCGGCTCCTCCTGTTGTGAAGAAAGAGGAGGCGGCCCCTTCCGCCACGGGCATGATCATGACGTTTGTCATCGGCGGCCTGATGTTGTTGGGACTGGGATCGGTGGCGCCGGCTTCGTTCATGGCGCATTTCACCGTGTTCGTGCTGGCTTGTTTCGTCGGCTACATGGTCATCTGGAACGTGACCGCCGCATTGCACACGCCGCTCATGAGCGTCACCAACGCCATCAGCAGCATCATCATCATCGGTGCCCTTCTGCAGATCAGTTCGGGCGAAAAACTGATTATGTGGCTTGCCGCCGCAGCGGTCCTGATCACATCCATCAATATTGCGGGCGGCTTCGCGGTGACGCGACGCATGCTCGACATGTTCCGTAAATAG
- the pntB gene encoding Re/Si-specific NAD(P)(+) transhydrogenase subunit beta codes for MSQGIVTASYIGATILFILALGGLSHQETARRGNIYGILGMAIALIVTIAGVTANMGLLIGGLVIGGTIGIILAKRVQMTEMPELVAILHSLVGMAAVLVGYANFMDPSQHFEGVEQSIHDVETYLGILIGAVTFSGSVIAWGKLCGKITGNPMLIPGRHLLNLILLLITIYLAKVFVDESAAGAGLTPLLIMTGIALFFGIHMVMAIGGADMPVVVSMLNSYSGWAASATGFMLNNDLLIVTGALVGSSGAILSYIMCRAMNRKFLSVIAGGFGTTTSAPSAAGAEQGEIQALEAPEVAELLKDSKEVMIIPGYGMAVAQAQHIVREITKKLRDKKVNVRFGIHPVAGRMPGHMNVLLAEAQVPYDIVYEMDEINDDFPDVDVSIIVGANDIVNPSAQDDPNSPIAGMPVMECWKGKYTIVLKRSMATGYAGVQNPLFFKENTRMLFGDAKSSLDAVYAALQDGH; via the coding sequence ATGAGTCAAGGTATCGTAACCGCCTCTTATATCGGGGCGACCATTCTGTTCATTCTGGCGCTGGGCGGCCTGAGCCATCAGGAAACCGCCCGACGCGGCAACATCTACGGCATCCTCGGCATGGCGATCGCGTTGATCGTGACCATCGCCGGGGTCACCGCCAACATGGGTCTGCTGATCGGCGGACTGGTGATCGGCGGCACCATCGGCATCATCCTCGCCAAGCGTGTGCAGATGACCGAGATGCCGGAGTTGGTGGCCATCCTGCACAGCCTCGTTGGTATGGCGGCGGTGCTGGTCGGCTATGCCAACTTCATGGACCCGTCCCAGCATTTTGAGGGCGTGGAGCAGAGCATCCATGATGTTGAAACTTATCTCGGCATCCTGATCGGTGCGGTCACGTTTTCCGGATCGGTCATCGCCTGGGGCAAGCTGTGCGGCAAGATCACCGGCAACCCGATGCTGATTCCGGGACGCCATCTGCTGAACCTCATCCTCCTGCTCATCACCATCTACCTGGCCAAGGTGTTTGTGGACGAGTCGGCGGCGGGCGCGGGATTGACCCCGCTGTTGATCATGACCGGCATCGCGCTGTTTTTCGGCATTCACATGGTCATGGCTATTGGCGGCGCGGACATGCCGGTCGTCGTGTCGATGCTCAACAGTTATTCCGGCTGGGCGGCTTCCGCCACCGGGTTCATGTTGAACAACGACCTGCTGATCGTCACCGGTGCGCTGGTGGGAAGCAGTGGCGCCATCCTGAGTTACATCATGTGCCGCGCCATGAACCGCAAGTTCCTGTCGGTCATCGCCGGCGGATTCGGTACCACCACGAGTGCGCCTTCCGCCGCGGGCGCGGAACAGGGCGAAATCCAGGCGCTGGAAGCGCCGGAAGTGGCCGAACTGCTCAAGGACTCGAAAGAGGTCATGATCATTCCGGGTTACGGCATGGCGGTGGCGCAGGCACAGCACATCGTGCGCGAGATCACCAAAAAGCTCCGCGACAAGAAGGTCAACGTGCGGTTCGGCATCCATCCCGTTGCGGGACGCATGCCGGGTCACATGAACGTCCTGCTCGCGGAAGCGCAGGTGCCGTACGACATCGTTTACGAGATGGACGAAATCAACGACGATTTCCCGGACGTGGACGTGTCGATCATCGTCGGCGCCAACGACATCGTCAACCCTTCCGCGCAGGACGACCCGAACAGCCCCATTGCCGGGATGCCGGTTATGGAATGCTGGAAGGGCAAGTACACCATCGTGCTCAAGCGCAGTATGGCCACCGGGTACGCGGGCGTACAGAATCCGCTGTTCTTCAAGGAAAACACGCGGATGCTGTTTGGCGACGCGAAGAGCAGTCTCGATGCGGTTTACGCCGCCCTGCAGGACGGTCATTAA
- the cutA gene encoding divalent-cation tolerance protein CutA has translation MDQHVVVYVTAGSEDEAEKLANGLVTEKLAFCVNVIPSIKSYYHWDGKMNVDPEVLMIIKTRRDRFDDLEKWVCANHSYDVPEIIALPIVQGLKPYLQGIDDWVPKKQ, from the coding sequence ATGGACCAGCATGTGGTGGTGTACGTCACCGCAGGTTCGGAAGACGAAGCCGAAAAGCTGGCGAACGGTCTGGTGACGGAAAAGCTCGCCTTCTGTGTGAACGTGATACCCTCCATCAAATCGTACTACCACTGGGACGGCAAGATGAACGTCGATCCGGAAGTACTGATGATCATCAAAACGCGCCGCGACCGTTTCGACGATCTCGAAAAATGGGTGTGCGCCAACCACAGCTACGACGTGCCGGAAATCATCGCCCTGCCCATCGTTCAAGGATTGAAACCCTACCTGCAGGGCATCGACGACTGGGTGCCTAAAAAACAATAA
- a CDS encoding YqaA family protein codes for MLRKMYDWVLQWSSTKHAVPALAVLSFAESSFFPIPPDVLLIAMVVAVPTRWFHFALVCSIASVLGGMFGYLLGWQFMDLVGNRIVEFYHFQEQFDKIGGWYQEYNAWAVAAAGFTPLPYKVFTLAAGAFQINFPVFVGASFASRAARFFIVAALLYKFGPPIKVFIERYFNLLSIVFFVLLVLGFVLLKYVF; via the coding sequence ATGCTCCGAAAAATGTATGATTGGGTTCTGCAATGGTCCTCGACCAAACACGCTGTCCCCGCGCTGGCGGTGCTGTCCTTTGCCGAATCCTCGTTCTTCCCCATCCCCCCGGACGTGCTGCTGATCGCCATGGTGGTGGCGGTGCCGACCAGGTGGTTCCACTTCGCGCTGGTGTGCTCCATCGCTTCGGTGCTGGGAGGGATGTTCGGTTACCTGCTGGGCTGGCAGTTCATGGACCTGGTGGGCAACCGCATCGTGGAGTTCTATCATTTCCAGGAGCAATTCGATAAAATAGGAGGCTGGTACCAGGAATACAATGCGTGGGCCGTGGCCGCGGCGGGGTTCACCCCCCTGCCCTACAAGGTGTTCACGCTGGCCGCCGGAGCGTTCCAGATCAACTTCCCGGTGTTCGTTGGCGCGTCGTTCGCCAGCCGCGCGGCGCGTTTCTTTATCGTGGCGGCGCTTCTGTACAAGTTCGGCCCGCCCATCAAGGTGTTCATCGAGCGTTATTTCAACCTGCTCAGCATCGTGTTTTTCGTTCTCCTGGTGCTGGGATTTGTTCTGCTGAAATACGTTTTCTGA
- a CDS encoding formylglycine-generating enzyme family protein, translated as MKTAVRFLMAWSAWLCFAATASSAEFDDPSMVLIPEGQFVMGSGKAEDEPPHTVHLSAYYIDKHEVTQLQFEAVMDDNPSNFESPNHPVEQVTWYEARDYCLQVGKRLPTEAEWEKAARAGTSTIFYWGDAIDGDHAWYWDNSGKTTHPVGQKKPNPLGLFDAAGNVWEWVLDNYSDTYYTESPKRDPKGPFDGKYRSIRGGSWRDLEQTLRATRRNYELAAGRFDHIGFRCVREVE; from the coding sequence ATGAAAACGGCAGTGCGTTTTCTCATGGCATGGAGTGCGTGGCTTTGCTTCGCTGCAACGGCGTCGTCGGCGGAATTTGACGATCCGTCGATGGTCCTCATCCCGGAAGGCCAGTTCGTCATGGGTTCCGGCAAGGCGGAGGACGAACCGCCGCACACGGTCCACCTCTCGGCGTATTACATCGACAAGCATGAGGTGACGCAGTTGCAGTTCGAGGCGGTGATGGACGACAACCCGTCTAATTTTGAATCGCCCAACCATCCGGTGGAACAGGTCACCTGGTACGAGGCGCGCGATTATTGCCTGCAGGTCGGCAAGCGCCTGCCAACGGAAGCGGAATGGGAAAAAGCGGCGCGCGCCGGGACCTCGACCATTTTCTACTGGGGCGACGCCATCGACGGCGATCATGCCTGGTACTGGGACAACTCCGGCAAGACCACGCACCCGGTGGGACAGAAGAAACCGAATCCGCTGGGCCTGTTCGACGCGGCGGGCAACGTGTGGGAGTGGGTGCTCGACAATTACTCGGACACATATTACACCGAGAGTCCGAAACGCGACCCGAAAGGCCCGTTCGACGGCAAGTACCGGTCGATCCGCGGTGGGTCGTGGCGCGATCTCGAACAGACCCTGCGTGCCACGCGGAGGAATTACGAACTGGCGGCGGGCCGCTTCGACCACATCGGTTTCCGTTGTGTGCGCGAGGTGGAGTGA
- a CDS encoding sensor domain-containing diguanylate cyclase — MKRDIANQIIQEKTFLLEHPEMFFQLFDGLFPFFLFTRDPEGPLISVSNKVTHVLGHAPEDFMQRWPDYLANHPVNETFKQRACLEAGSAKEPINYKTIFSNKHHEPIWLEMFESPQMVDGKPDKIIGIALDLTKRSVLENQLRLGEKRFREMSQTSPIGIFQTDNDNLIAYVNPAWEVITGRTISESLGQAWWDCIHPGDQEDVIRKWGRGNDKGEEVDAECRVIRPNGTMIWVKIRSQILFDDTGKITIATVENIDQQVADREKQKQLIHELLQLKEKLEVATRTDPLTGLPNRRDLNDKLGHEKARFERTKRPFTLLIVDIDKFKSINDQYGHDAGDYILVQVGELLRNSCRRMDHICRWGGEEFFFLLPETNLENGYVFAEKLRTKLASAKFNYKGQQVSVTASFGLSCVDDDSRDLESYIKEADDCLYDAKNAGRNRTVARKRKPGAG; from the coding sequence ATGAAACGGGACATTGCCAACCAGATCATTCAGGAAAAAACGTTCCTGCTCGAACATCCTGAAATGTTCTTCCAGTTGTTCGACGGGTTGTTTCCTTTTTTCCTGTTTACCCGGGATCCAGAGGGGCCCCTGATCTCCGTCAGCAACAAGGTCACTCATGTTCTAGGGCATGCCCCCGAGGATTTCATGCAGCGCTGGCCCGACTACCTCGCCAATCATCCCGTTAATGAAACATTCAAACAGCGGGCTTGCCTGGAAGCAGGATCCGCGAAAGAGCCGATCAACTACAAAACCATTTTCAGCAATAAACATCACGAGCCCATTTGGTTGGAAATGTTTGAATCGCCGCAGATGGTAGATGGCAAGCCGGACAAGATCATCGGCATCGCTCTGGATTTGACAAAACGGAGCGTTCTGGAAAACCAACTGCGCCTCGGCGAGAAGCGGTTCCGGGAAATGAGCCAGACCTCGCCCATCGGTATTTTTCAGACAGACAATGATAATCTGATTGCCTACGTCAATCCGGCCTGGGAAGTCATTACCGGCAGGACCATTTCCGAAAGCCTGGGCCAGGCCTGGTGGGATTGCATCCACCCCGGCGATCAGGAAGACGTCATCCGGAAATGGGGACGGGGCAACGACAAGGGCGAGGAAGTGGATGCCGAGTGCCGGGTGATCCGGCCCAACGGCACCATGATCTGGGTCAAGATCCGGTCGCAGATCCTGTTCGACGACACGGGCAAGATCACCATCGCCACCGTCGAAAACATCGATCAGCAGGTGGCCGACCGGGAAAAACAAAAGCAGTTGATTCACGAGTTACTGCAACTCAAGGAAAAACTGGAGGTGGCGACCCGCACCGATCCTCTCACCGGCCTGCCCAACCGCCGGGACTTGAACGACAAGCTGGGGCACGAGAAAGCGCGTTTCGAACGCACCAAACGGCCGTTCACCCTGCTTATCGTGGACATCGACAAGTTCAAAAGCATCAACGACCAGTACGGTCACGACGCGGGCGATTACATCCTGGTGCAGGTCGGGGAACTGTTGCGCAACAGTTGCCGGCGCATGGACCACATCTGCCGCTGGGGAGGCGAGGAGTTTTTCTTTCTGTTACCGGAAACCAATCTGGAAAACGGTTACGTCTTCGCTGAAAAACTGCGCACCAAACTGGCCTCGGCCAAATTCAATTACAAGGGCCAGCAGGTCAGCGTGACCGCGAGCTTCGGTCTCAGTTGTGTGGACGATGACAGCCGCGATCTGGAATCCTACATCAAAGAAGCGGATGACTGCCTGTACGATGCCAAAAATGCCGGACGGAACCGCACGGTGGCGCGCAAACGCAAACCGGGCGCCGGTTGA
- a CDS encoding FAD-dependent thymidylate synthase, producing MKPKRTDDLTAAERDILRRYVTDVDARVFSLQNLNPEVIGAALARYSRAPTGFKETVAREFLNPDGTPNDVKGSEMVDRVVNKFGDDSVAELAVAPICIEEVSNLMTKIIEDCRIGGSPIEESTRYVLYDQQRGGSWRYVRPRNVMESGLGESYVAVMDFLFATYAAMVEPMQELFRKRLPADSFAIEVERGNEVARVYPKDMKDDNEKRAHRIAYNFTIRSAACDVIRCILPAATQANVGIVGNGRFFSMLISKLLTEELVEAQDLAVQIRNALSHQIPTFIKRAARREHRSAVHKKMRARCDELFANEPIETAPEVALLEDRDEDYFINLVASMIFPYVQHSTEQIRRVVRLLSEEARLEIFHLYMGERKSKRDRPGRALEYGYPIQFDIVAGFAEYRDLQRHRMLTQQRQEMGVLLGYSIPDEIEEIGMMEGVQECFQRAESLHHDLKRAGLREEAQYASLFNHFIRWNMGMNLRELGHFTELRTQKAGHPKYRRVCQTMARLYLKRHPEMEPVLRYVDYNDYDQSITRAEQEARTARKSLATGVFDDMDD from the coding sequence ATGAAGCCAAAACGGACTGACGACCTCACCGCCGCCGAACGCGACATTCTTCGCCGTTATGTCACCGATGTGGATGCCCGTGTTTTCTCCCTCCAAAACCTGAACCCGGAAGTCATCGGGGCGGCGCTGGCGCGTTACAGCCGGGCCCCCACCGGGTTCAAGGAAACCGTGGCCAGGGAATTCCTCAATCCCGACGGCACTCCCAATGACGTCAAGGGAAGCGAGATGGTGGACCGCGTCGTCAACAAGTTCGGCGACGATTCGGTGGCGGAACTGGCGGTGGCTCCGATCTGCATCGAGGAAGTTTCCAACCTGATGACCAAGATCATTGAGGACTGCCGGATCGGCGGCTCTCCCATCGAGGAATCCACCCGTTACGTCCTGTATGACCAGCAGCGCGGCGGAAGCTGGCGTTACGTGCGCCCGCGCAACGTGATGGAATCGGGGTTGGGCGAGTCGTACGTGGCGGTCATGGATTTTCTGTTTGCGACCTACGCCGCCATGGTCGAGCCGATGCAGGAGCTGTTCCGCAAGCGCCTGCCTGCCGATTCGTTCGCCATCGAGGTGGAACGCGGCAATGAAGTGGCGCGTGTGTATCCGAAAGACATGAAGGACGACAACGAGAAACGCGCGCATCGCATCGCCTACAACTTCACCATCCGCAGTGCGGCGTGCGACGTGATCCGTTGCATTCTTCCCGCAGCCACGCAGGCCAACGTCGGCATTGTCGGCAACGGCCGCTTTTTCTCCATGCTCATCTCGAAACTGCTGACGGAGGAACTGGTGGAGGCGCAGGACCTGGCAGTGCAGATTCGCAACGCGCTGAGTCACCAGATCCCGACATTCATCAAACGGGCTGCCCGGCGGGAGCACCGTTCCGCCGTTCATAAAAAAATGCGCGCACGCTGTGATGAACTGTTTGCCAACGAACCGATCGAAACGGCGCCGGAAGTGGCTTTGCTTGAAGACCGGGACGAGGATTACTTTATCAACCTCGTGGCGTCGATGATTTTCCCCTACGTGCAACATTCGACGGAACAGATAAGGCGCGTGGTGCGGTTGCTTTCCGAAGAAGCGCGGCTGGAAATTTTTCACCTGTATATGGGCGAGCGCAAAAGCAAACGCGACCGCCCGGGCCGTGCGCTGGAATACGGCTACCCCATCCAGTTCGACATCGTCGCCGGATTCGCAGAGTACCGCGACCTGCAACGCCACCGCATGCTCACCCAGCAGAGGCAGGAGATGGGTGTCCTGCTTGGCTATTCCATTCCCGACGAGATCGAAGAGATCGGCATGATGGAGGGGGTGCAGGAATGCTTTCAGCGTGCGGAGTCGCTGCACCACGACCTGAAGCGCGCGGGCCTGCGCGAGGAGGCGCAGTATGCGTCCCTGTTCAACCACTTCATCCGCTGGAACATGGGCATGAACCTGCGCGAACTGGGTCATTTCACGGAACTGCGCACGCAGAAGGCGGGCCATCCCAAGTACCGCCGTGTATGCCAGACGATGGCCCGGCTTTACCTCAAGCGCCATCCGGAAATGGAGCCGGTCCTGCGCTACGTCGATTACAACGACTACGACCAGAGTATCACCCGCGCCGAGCAGGAAGCACGCACCGCGCGCAAGAGTCTGGCAACCGGCGTGTTCGACGACATGGACGACTGA
- the priA gene encoding replication restart helicase PriA, which yields YHHLTLPKRIGTRLMPTVHLMDMRKERDERKNYSIFSLELKKAILERMDLGEQVFLFLNRRGTANYVVCRKCGFVFECPHCSVSLTFHSRTKILLCHYCNLTRVMPDHCVECGGEVIRFSGFGTQKLEEETRSLFPAARTARLDRDTTRTRSAFEAMYRDMREGRIDILIGTQMITKGHDFPGVTLVGVVYADLSLHIPDFRSCERTFQLLTQVAGRAGRGTVPGRVVIQAHNPDHYVYDYVASHDYDGFYEKELALRQRLHYPPYSRLASLLIEHPSEKDGEAYIDRLQTEFAPLVRGAEGVELLGPARAALYRLHDLFRWHFIFRARNAEVLQSVLHKVKRLDAVAKPPGTQCKVTLDVDPVNML from the coding sequence ATACCATCATCTGACTTTGCCGAAACGGATCGGCACGCGCCTCATGCCCACGGTGCACCTGATGGACATGAGGAAGGAACGCGACGAGCGCAAAAATTATTCCATCTTCTCGCTGGAACTCAAGAAAGCCATCCTCGAACGCATGGATCTGGGCGAGCAGGTGTTTCTGTTTCTCAACCGGCGCGGCACGGCCAACTACGTCGTTTGCCGCAAATGCGGGTTTGTTTTTGAATGTCCACATTGCAGTGTGTCCCTCACCTTTCACAGCCGCACGAAAATCCTGCTCTGTCACTACTGCAACCTGACCCGCGTGATGCCGGACCACTGCGTCGAGTGCGGCGGCGAGGTGATCCGCTTCAGTGGTTTCGGAACGCAAAAGCTGGAAGAAGAAACGCGATCCCTGTTCCCCGCCGCACGGACGGCACGCTTGGACCGCGACACCACCCGCACGCGCTCGGCGTTCGAGGCCATGTACCGCGACATGCGTGAAGGCCGCATCGACATCCTCATCGGTACGCAGATGATCACCAAGGGACACGACTTCCCCGGCGTGACACTGGTCGGCGTGGTGTACGCCGACCTGTCCCTGCACATACCGGATTTCCGTTCCTGCGAGAGGACGTTCCAGCTGCTGACCCAGGTGGCGGGACGCGCCGGACGCGGCACCGTGCCGGGCCGCGTCGTCATCCAGGCGCACAATCCGGATCACTACGTGTACGACTATGTCGCGTCGCACGACTACGACGGCTTTTACGAAAAGGAACTCGCTTTAAGACAGCGCCTGCACTACCCGCCGTATTCGCGACTGGCGTCGCTTCTCATCGAGCATCCGAGTGAGAAAGACGGCGAAGCGTACATCGACCGACTGCAGACCGAGTTCGCACCGCTGGTGCGTGGAGCGGAGGGGGTGGAACTGCTTGGACCCGCCCGCGCCGCCCTGTACCGTTTGCACGACCTGTTCCGCTGGCACTTCATCTTCCGCGCGCGGAATGCGGAGGTTTTGCAAAGCGTCCTGCACAAAGTGAAACGACTCGATGCCGTTGCCAAACCGCCGGGCACGCAATGCAAGGTCACGCTCGATGTCGACCCCGTCAATATGCTTTAA
- the msrP gene encoding protein-methionine-sulfoxide reductase catalytic subunit MsrP yields MSNIHIPKGWEMPESELTPESIYMNRREVLKAMGVASLFAAGALPACSPPQEVIDAHPEINLTDLEKTVYPANRITKYKLDRRLTSEAIAASYNNFYEFSEVKEDVDHHAQRLQTRPWQVEVTGLVNKPKTYDFDDFLKKFILEERFYRLRCVEAWAMAVPWTGFPLKALLDEVEPQSGATHVRFESFHKPFLAQGQFAFWQPWPYSEALTMKEAMNELTILATGIYGHPLPKQHGAPIRLVAPWKYGFKSIKSVQRIEVVDYEPSTFWNTLQPLEYGWEANVDPNVPHPRWPQTKEEMIGTKEVRLTQKYNGYGDYVASMYT; encoded by the coding sequence ATGAGCAACATCCACATTCCCAAAGGCTGGGAGATGCCGGAAAGCGAACTCACGCCGGAATCGATCTACATGAACCGGCGCGAGGTGTTGAAAGCCATGGGCGTGGCGTCCCTGTTCGCCGCAGGCGCGCTCCCCGCGTGCTCGCCGCCACAAGAGGTGATTGACGCGCATCCGGAGATCAATCTGACCGATCTCGAAAAAACCGTGTACCCGGCCAACCGCATCACCAAGTACAAACTCGACCGCCGCTTGACCAGCGAGGCCATCGCCGCGTCTTACAACAATTTTTATGAGTTCAGCGAGGTGAAGGAAGACGTCGATCACCACGCGCAACGCCTGCAGACGCGCCCCTGGCAGGTGGAGGTGACGGGTCTCGTCAACAAACCAAAGACCTACGACTTCGACGATTTCTTAAAGAAGTTCATTCTGGAGGAACGCTTCTACCGCCTGCGTTGCGTGGAGGCGTGGGCGATGGCGGTGCCGTGGACGGGTTTCCCGTTGAAAGCCCTGCTGGATGAAGTGGAGCCGCAATCCGGCGCGACGCACGTGCGTTTCGAGTCGTTCCACAAACCGTTTCTGGCGCAGGGACAGTTCGCCTTCTGGCAACCGTGGCCGTACTCGGAAGCGCTCACCATGAAAGAAGCGATGAACGAGTTGACGATTCTCGCCACCGGCATTTACGGTCACCCCCTGCCGAAACAGCACGGTGCACCGATCCGCCTGGTGGCGCCGTGGAAGTACGGCTTCAAGAGCATCAAGTCGGTTCAGCGGATCGAAGTGGTCGATTACGAACCGTCCACTTTTTGGAATACACTGCAGCCGCTGGAGTATGGGTGGGAGGCCAACGTCGACCCGAACGTGCCGCATCCGCGCTGGCCGCAGACGAAAGAAGAGATGATCGGAACGAAGGAAGTGCGCCTCACGCAGAAGTACAACGGCTACGGCGATTACGTGGCATCGATGTACACCTGA